The sequence TTTCTGGGCAAGCAGCAACTCCGCGAGGACATGCTCGGAGCCGTGGCCCGAAAGTACGGAGCGCCGCTGGTCTACGTCAATCAGGCCGGGGCCGACGACGACCTGGTCTTTGACGGCCGGTCCTGCGCTTTTGCGACCGACGGGAGTCTCATGGCCCGCGCCAGAGGGTTCGAGGAGGACGTCATCGTGGTGGACATGGCCAATCCTTCGGCCAACGCGGTGGCGGACGACGATTTTTGCCGCGAGTCCGAGACCTGGCGCGCCCTGGTCACCGGCACCCGCGACTATGTGCACAAGAGCGGTTTCACCAAGGCCCTGGTCGGCCTGTCCGGGGGCATCGACTCGGCCGTGACCGCGGCCGTGGCCGCCGAGGCGCTGGGCGCGGACAACGTGACCTGTGTGCTCATGCCCTCGCCCTACTCGAGCAAGGGTTCCATCGACGACTCCCTGGAGCTGGCCAAGAATCTTGGTATCAAGACCGTGACTCTGCCCATTCAGCCTATCATGGCCCAGTTCGAGAAGACCCTGGCCGAATCCTTTGCCGGATACGAACCCGACACCACCGAGGAAAACATCCAGTCGCGCATCCGGGGCAACCTGCTCATGGCCATGTCCAACAAGTTCGGGGCGCTGCTCCTGACCACGGGCAACAAGTCCGAGCTGGCCGTGGGCTACTGCACCATCTACGGGGACATGTCCGGCGGGTACGCGGTCATTTCCGACGTGGACAAGACCGGGGTGTTCAACGTGGCCAAGTGGTACAACGCGCACGTCGCACCGCACATCCCGGAGGCGATCATCACCAAGCCGCCGTCCGCCGAGTTGCGGCCCGACCAGAAGGACCAGGACTCCCTGCCGGACTACGCCGTGCTGGACGCCATCCTGGCCCGGCACATCGAGCACCATCAGTCGCGCAAGGAAATCATCGAGGCGGGCTTTGAAGAAGCCACGGTGGATCGGGTTCTGAAGCTGGTGCGGGGAGCGGAGTTCAAACGCCGACAGGCCGCGCCGGGCATCAAGCTGACCCCACGCTCCTTCGGCACGGGCTGGCGCATGCCGCTGGCCTGCCGCCGCGATCTCTAAAGACGCTTCAAGGCCTTTGCGAGCAGGCCGAGGAATTCGCGGCTCATGGCCAGGACGTCGCGAAAATACATGCGCAACCCCTTGCGGCGTGACGCCTCGTCCCCCTCGAACACCAGTTGGCTGAAGACGCGGTTGGGGAATCCCCCTCGCCGCTCAACCAGATAGGTGACGTTGTTCTTGTCCAGCTGGTCCAGAACGGCCATGCCCTTTGCGGTCATGGCCGGGGTGTCGTCGGCCAGCAAGGTTCTCGCGGCCTCTCCCACGCTGGTCCACAGCTGGATTTCACGACGCAGCCAGCGGCCCGCTTCCGCGCGGTCCACGCTCGGCGGCTCGGGCCGGAACAGATCCTTCATGTTCGGCACCCTGCCCGAAAGCTCGGGCTCCTCGTCGTATTCAATCCCTTCACCATACAGAATGCTCGCCTTCGAGGTGTTCACACACGGCACTCCGGACACGCGGATTTCCTCTGTCAGCCACAAGGCCGCGTCCATGAAGTTCAGGGTGGTGAACAACGCCTCACCAAAGGGCGAGGTCACGGGACACAGCTGGGGATGCCGGTTTATCAGTTCCCGCTCCCCGGTGCCGGGCGCTTCGTGGACCGTGCCTTTGGCGTAGCTCAAACGCCACGGATCGGGCGAGGCCAGCTGCGCCCCGACCAGCACGCACCGGGCGCACCCAAGGTAGCGGGCCAGGGAAAAAGCCGTGGAGATGACCGAACCGTGAAGGCGAAGGTCGTCCCGCTCTCCGAAAATCTGCGGCAGGAAGGAGCCGAACAGGTATTTCTGCCGGAAGCGGTCCCCGCCCAGGTCGGACAGACAATGGGAAACCAGAATGGTCCCGGGCAGCTTCGGGATCTGTTTGAAGACCATGCCGGAATCGACGGAAGTGTCGTTTATGACCACGAAATGCGGCTGGATACCCGCCTCGGCCAGGGGTTTGACCGCGTTGTTCACGCTGATGACCACCCCGCGTTCCCGGTTGGCCTTGATCCAGTCGAGCTTTTCGGGCAGGTCCGGCCCGGCGGCGACCAGGATGGCGTCGGTCTCCCGCAACCGGTTGTGCAGCCTGCCGATGGGCGGCGCGGTAAGGTATTCGCCCACGTTCTCGAAGGCGTGCAGCTGCTGATCGTAGAGCAGCCCCCGGTGGATGTCCCGCAGGGGCCGGGAACGGTTCAGGGCCTGGCCGGACAGCCCGTATATGGCGTGACGGTAGTGTAGCGTCTCAAAATACTGCGCCACCCTGTCGGCCCAGTCGCCATACAGGTCGCTCACCCGATCGGTGACGAAAAAGGCCGGGGTGCCGAGCCGGAACATGTCGCCGGGCAGCATCTCCTGCAAGGGCGGGTCAAAGGAGCGGGGATCGCCGGTGAAGCAGAACAGGTTGGGCCGGTTCAACCCGGCCAGCTTGAAGCGTTCCAGAAAATCCACGAGCACCCGCTCATCCGGTTCAAAGAGGATGACTACCGTGGTCTTGGAGGCCAGAGCCGCGCGCAGTTGCGGGCTGTCGGCCATGCCGAGCAGGACGACCAGCCGGGTCTCGGACAACGCCCTCTCGATGGTGGTGTCCGACTCGAACAGGGCGTAGGCGGACACGGACGGGTCCTCGAAGGGATGGCGGAAAACGGGGTTCTCGAACCGGCACAACTGGGGATGATCGGAAAAGCGATGCGGACCGGGGTCGCCCCGGCCGTCCCCCACGGGTTCGACCTGCACGCCCCGGCAGAGAATGCCCAGCTCCACCAGAGCGGCTATCTTGCTGTTCTCCATAAGTCCCTTCCAACGCACCGGTTCATGATTCCACACTGTGCAACTTGGCCTTGGCCAACCGCTTTTGTCAAGGGAACCGGGCCTCTCCGCGACAGGTACACAGCCCGGGCTTTTTTCTTCGCGGGTTTCATAGTATAGGATTCACGCGACGCACGGCTTTAAGGGAGGACCCATGCTCGACTCGAAACGGCGGAAAAAATCGGCGGAATGGACCAGGAACATCCTCCTGGTTTTGGCGGCCGCCGTCATCATCGCCGTGTTCTTCAACCTGGATCTGATGCGCAAGGGCGAGTCCGTGTTCTCCAACTCCGCGGCCAAGAAGCTCAAGTTCTCAGGGGGGCTCAACCGCAAGGCTTACACGAACTCCGAGATAGACCGGATGCTGGGCTATCTCCGGGCGCGCAACGACCTCTTCCAGGAGGTCAGGATCGAAGCTTCGCCACAGGACGGATACAAGGCGATCACCCCCGATTCGGACATCATCTTCGAACTCTATGTGACCATGACGGACGGGTTCACCTTTTCGACCCCGGCCCGCCGCGTGGACCGGCGCGACCTGGTGGCCTCCCTGCTGAACAAGCTGGACAAGGACCTGCGCGCCTACCAGAAACTGAAAAAGGAAGGGCGCAACCCTTCGTCCATGATCAATCTCATGTGATCCCTCCGGGGCATGCCTACGCTATGACTGAAAATTTCGACACCATCGTCTGCGGCGGATCGCTGGCGGGCAGCGCCGCGGCCGTGACACTGGCCCGACAGGGCCGGTCCGTGCTCGTCCTGGACAAGGCCGAATTCCCGCGCACCAAACTCTGCGGCGGCCTGCTCACGTGGAAGACCGTACGCCTTCTGGACCACCTCT is a genomic window of uncultured Pseudodesulfovibrio sp. containing:
- a CDS encoding NAD+ synthase, translated to MKIGVLQLNPIVGDLDGNAARILDAARRAHSLGADLCVTSEMALTGYPPRDLLLYEGFVDRVEERAKELARSLGDGPPLLLGAVERNRTGQGKPVFNCALFCEGGRVTRSVRKTLLPTYDVFDEARYFEPAPEGDPEANIVRVNGLTLAVTICEDAWNDKDYWDTRTYARDPLEEAAAQHPDLIVNLSASPLFLGKQQLREDMLGAVARKYGAPLVYVNQAGADDDLVFDGRSCAFATDGSLMARARGFEEDVIVVDMANPSANAVADDDFCRESETWRALVTGTRDYVHKSGFTKALVGLSGGIDSAVTAAVAAEALGADNVTCVLMPSPYSSKGSIDDSLELAKNLGIKTVTLPIQPIMAQFEKTLAESFAGYEPDTTEENIQSRIRGNLLMAMSNKFGALLLTTGNKSELAVGYCTIYGDMSGGYAVISDVDKTGVFNVAKWYNAHVAPHIPEAIITKPPSAELRPDQKDQDSLPDYAVLDAILARHIEHHQSRKEIIEAGFEEATVDRVLKLVRGAEFKRRQAAPGIKLTPRSFGTGWRMPLACRRDL
- a CDS encoding 6-hydroxymethylpterin diphosphokinase MptE-like protein; amino-acid sequence: MWNHEPVRWKGLMENSKIAALVELGILCRGVQVEPVGDGRGDPGPHRFSDHPQLCRFENPVFRHPFEDPSVSAYALFESDTTIERALSETRLVVLLGMADSPQLRAALASKTTVVILFEPDERVLVDFLERFKLAGLNRPNLFCFTGDPRSFDPPLQEMLPGDMFRLGTPAFFVTDRVSDLYGDWADRVAQYFETLHYRHAIYGLSGQALNRSRPLRDIHRGLLYDQQLHAFENVGEYLTAPPIGRLHNRLRETDAILVAAGPDLPEKLDWIKANRERGVVISVNNAVKPLAEAGIQPHFVVINDTSVDSGMVFKQIPKLPGTILVSHCLSDLGGDRFRQKYLFGSFLPQIFGERDDLRLHGSVISTAFSLARYLGCARCVLVGAQLASPDPWRLSYAKGTVHEAPGTGERELINRHPQLCPVTSPFGEALFTTLNFMDAALWLTEEIRVSGVPCVNTSKASILYGEGIEYDEEPELSGRVPNMKDLFRPEPPSVDRAEAGRWLRREIQLWTSVGEAARTLLADDTPAMTAKGMAVLDQLDKNNVTYLVERRGGFPNRVFSQLVFEGDEASRRKGLRMYFRDVLAMSREFLGLLAKALKRL